From Azospirillum sp. TSA2s, a single genomic window includes:
- the rnk gene encoding nucleoside diphosphate kinase regulator: MRPADQFPPIVLTATDHDRLSALVEAASDKLPDVYEYLTAELDRAAVIDASEIALAVVTMGARVAFRDEMTGQERTVTLVYPQDADLAAGRLSVLTPIGAALIGVANGQSITWYTRKGEAKTLTVLAVERPVEGEGAVAA; the protein is encoded by the coding sequence ATGCGTCCCGCAGACCAGTTTCCGCCCATCGTGCTGACGGCCACTGACCATGACCGCCTCTCGGCATTGGTCGAGGCTGCCTCCGATAAACTGCCCGACGTTTACGAGTACCTCACGGCCGAACTGGATCGCGCTGCGGTGATCGATGCCAGCGAGATCGCGCTTGCGGTGGTCACCATGGGCGCACGCGTGGCGTTTCGGGACGAGATGACCGGTCAGGAGCGCACCGTCACCCTGGTGTATCCGCAAGACGCCGATCTCGCGGCCGGTCGGTTGTCGGTATTGACCCCCATTGGCGCGGCCCTCATCGGCGTCGCGAACGGGCAGTCCATCACATGGTACACTCGCAAGGGCGAGGCGAAGACCCTCACCGTTCTGGCCGTCGAGCGTCCCGTGGAAGGTGAGGGCGCCGTTGCCGCCTGA
- a CDS encoding 3-hydroxybutyrate dehydrogenase yields MQNRNAVVTGSTSGIGLATVRELAGRGCHVMVNGFGDRAEIDRTCAEIAERSGTRIVYSAADLSRPEEARALMAEAADLLGPIDILVNNAGVQHVAALHEFPDDKWDLLLAVNLSAAFHTIKAAVPAMRERSWGRIVNTASVLGMVGAPHKPAYVAAKHGIIGLTKSVSIEVAGHGITCNAVCPGTVLTPIIERQIAQQAQVTGLPEDQVLKAVFLEKMPIGRLIGPEEVAAAIAFLCSDAAASITGAVLPVDGGYTTH; encoded by the coding sequence ATGCAGAACAGAAACGCCGTGGTTACCGGCTCCACCAGCGGAATCGGGCTGGCGACGGTGCGGGAACTGGCCGGCCGGGGCTGCCATGTGATGGTCAACGGCTTCGGCGACCGTGCGGAGATCGACCGGACCTGTGCCGAGATCGCGGAGCGGAGCGGGACCCGGATCGTCTATTCCGCCGCCGATCTCAGCCGGCCGGAGGAGGCCCGCGCCCTGATGGCGGAGGCGGCTGACCTGCTGGGACCGATTGACATCCTGGTGAACAACGCCGGCGTCCAGCATGTCGCCGCCCTGCACGAGTTTCCCGACGACAAGTGGGACCTGCTACTGGCAGTCAACCTCAGCGCCGCATTCCACACGATCAAGGCGGCTGTGCCGGCGATGCGGGAACGGAGCTGGGGGCGCATCGTCAACACGGCCTCCGTGCTGGGCATGGTCGGCGCCCCGCACAAGCCGGCCTATGTGGCCGCCAAGCACGGCATCATCGGCCTGACCAAGTCGGTGTCGATCGAGGTCGCCGGTCACGGCATCACCTGCAACGCGGTGTGTCCCGGCACGGTGCTGACCCCGATCATTGAACGGCAGATCGCCCAGCAGGCGCAGGTCACCGGCCTGCCCGAGGATCAGGTCCTGAAGGCGGTATTCCTGGAGAAGATGCCGATCGGCCGGCTGATTGGCCCGGAGGAGGTCGCCGCCGCCATCGCCTTCCTCTGTTCCGACGCCGCGGCATCGATCACCGGTGCGGTCCTTCCCGTCGACGGCGGCTATACCACCCATTGA
- the ggt gene encoding gamma-glutamyltransferase, giving the protein MAETKSLMMSLLVAGITLSAGGAPALAFDTTGRYCDTPSRCIDPMATHGMVTSSNYLATQAGLDVLRNGGNAVDAAITVAATLSVVYPQMTSIGGDNFWLIHNAKTGELKALNASGRAGEKADIAFYTSKGLEKIPARGYQAVNTVPGAISGWDEAHRYAKETMGRSLPWKRLLEPAIHYARDGFAVTPSLAFWSKVDTDTKDKEFHNLQRFDEFRRVFLRADGQPFTTGEVLKQPDLADSLTMIAEGGADVFYRGAIAEKIVADLQANGGVLTLKDFADHKADWVQPIQVRYRGFTAHNLPPNTQGMASLAILNILNNYDVKALGEGSTDYYHLIVEATKQAFADRDKYLSDPEFVKIPVDELLSTQHGKDQAARIAMDKAATNVKPLDPKGDTVWFGVVDQDGNAVSMIQSVYHDFGSAIVPKGTGILLQNRGSFFTLDPTHVNRLEPRKRTFHTLNPAMLLKDGKPFLVYGTMGGEGQPQTQAAIVTRIVDFGMTPQDAINAPRWLHGRTWGAWSNDLKLEGRIPTAVADDLKRRGHPVNVIENFTDAMGHAGAILIEPATGVLYGATDPRGDGSAAGY; this is encoded by the coding sequence ATGGCCGAAACAAAATCATTGATGATGAGCCTGCTGGTTGCCGGCATCACGCTTTCCGCCGGTGGGGCACCAGCCCTGGCCTTTGACACCACCGGCCGGTACTGCGACACGCCATCACGCTGCATTGATCCCATGGCCACGCATGGAATGGTGACCAGTTCGAATTACCTAGCCACCCAGGCCGGTCTCGACGTGTTGCGCAACGGTGGCAATGCTGTGGATGCCGCGATCACGGTGGCGGCGACGCTTTCCGTCGTCTATCCGCAGATGACCAGCATCGGCGGCGACAACTTCTGGCTCATCCACAATGCCAAGACCGGCGAACTGAAGGCCCTGAATGCCAGTGGACGTGCCGGCGAGAAGGCCGATATCGCCTTTTATACCAGCAAGGGGTTGGAGAAGATTCCAGCCCGCGGCTATCAGGCGGTCAACACGGTGCCGGGCGCCATTTCGGGCTGGGATGAAGCCCATCGCTACGCCAAGGAAACCATGGGCCGCAGCTTGCCCTGGAAGCGACTGCTGGAGCCGGCGATTCATTACGCCCGAGACGGTTTCGCCGTCACACCCAGCCTCGCTTTCTGGTCAAAGGTCGACACCGACACCAAGGACAAGGAGTTCCACAACCTCCAGCGTTTTGACGAGTTTCGCCGCGTCTTCCTGCGCGCCGATGGTCAGCCCTTCACGACAGGCGAAGTGCTGAAACAGCCCGACCTGGCCGACAGCCTCACGATGATCGCCGAGGGTGGCGCCGATGTCTTCTACCGCGGCGCGATCGCGGAAAAGATCGTTGCCGACCTTCAGGCGAATGGCGGTGTCCTGACACTGAAGGATTTTGCAGACCACAAGGCCGACTGGGTACAGCCCATCCAGGTGCGCTACCGTGGATTCACGGCCCACAATCTGCCGCCCAACACGCAGGGCATGGCGTCGCTCGCCATCCTCAACATTCTGAACAATTACGACGTGAAGGCGCTTGGCGAGGGGTCGACCGACTACTATCACCTGATCGTGGAGGCAACCAAGCAAGCCTTCGCCGACCGCGACAAATACCTGTCGGACCCGGAATTCGTGAAGATTCCCGTCGATGAGCTGCTGTCGACCCAGCACGGCAAGGATCAGGCTGCTCGGATCGCCATGGACAAGGCGGCCACAAACGTGAAGCCGCTGGATCCCAAAGGCGACACCGTCTGGTTCGGCGTGGTGGACCAAGACGGCAACGCCGTGTCGATGATTCAGAGCGTCTACCATGATTTCGGCTCCGCCATCGTGCCGAAGGGAACCGGCATCCTGCTCCAGAACCGTGGCAGCTTCTTCACGCTCGATCCCACTCACGTCAACCGGCTGGAACCGCGCAAGCGCACCTTCCACACGTTGAACCCGGCAATGCTGTTGAAAGATGGCAAGCCGTTTCTGGTGTACGGAACCATGGGAGGCGAGGGACAGCCTCAAACCCAGGCCGCCATCGTCACCCGCATCGTCGACTTCGGCATGACGCCGCAGGACGCGATCAACGCCCCACGTTGGCTGCATGGCCGGACCTGGGGCGCATGGTCCAACGACCTGAAGCTGGAAGGCCGCATTCCCACCGCCGTCGCCGACGACCTGAAACGGCGAGGCCACCCCGTGAACGTCATCGAGAATTTCACGGATGCGATGGGGCACGCCGGGGCGATCCTCATTGAACCGGCCACCGGTGTGCTGTACGGCGCCACGGACCCGCGCGGCGATGGCTCGGCCGCCGGCTATTGA
- a CDS encoding 3-hydroxyacyl-CoA dehydrogenase family protein, which yields MTNQRIAIIGGGLMGHGIAQAFAAAGHRVAIQEPDAERRSAIPDHIRRNLQVLGEDVAAADLIDLHETLAGAVASADIVIEAVPEDLALKQRIVAAIEAEAPSHALLASNTSVIPITRIMEPLSDKTRAMGTHWWNPPYLIPLVEVIQTKDSSDAAITAMMGLLTSIGKTPVHVRKDVPGFIGNRLQHALWREAIALVQNGVCDAETVDAVVKASFGRRLAVLGPLENADLVGTDLTLAVHEHVLPDLDRSPGPLPLLRHLVASGRLGMKAGVGFRTWTEAQREEVATTLATHLQRLDALERR from the coding sequence ATGACAAACCAGCGCATCGCGATCATCGGCGGCGGACTGATGGGGCACGGGATCGCACAGGCCTTTGCCGCCGCCGGACATCGCGTCGCCATCCAGGAACCCGATGCCGAACGGCGGTCCGCGATCCCCGACCATATCCGCCGCAATCTGCAGGTTTTGGGGGAAGACGTCGCGGCCGCCGACCTGATCGACCTGCACGAAACGCTGGCGGGGGCCGTTGCCAGCGCCGACATCGTTATCGAGGCGGTGCCGGAGGACCTCGCCCTCAAACAGCGCATCGTCGCGGCGATCGAAGCGGAGGCGCCATCCCACGCGCTTCTGGCCAGCAACACGTCGGTGATCCCAATCACGCGGATCATGGAGCCGCTTTCCGACAAGACCCGCGCCATGGGCACCCATTGGTGGAACCCGCCCTATCTGATCCCGCTGGTCGAGGTGATCCAGACCAAGGATAGCAGCGATGCCGCGATCACAGCGATGATGGGCCTGCTGACGTCCATTGGAAAGACGCCGGTGCATGTCCGCAAGGATGTTCCCGGCTTCATCGGCAATCGTCTGCAGCACGCGCTCTGGCGTGAGGCGATTGCCCTGGTCCAGAACGGCGTGTGCGATGCCGAAACGGTCGATGCCGTGGTCAAGGCGAGTTTCGGCCGGCGGCTCGCCGTGCTTGGACCGTTGGAGAATGCCGATCTTGTCGGCACCGACCTGACCCTCGCGGTTCATGAGCATGTCCTTCCCGATCTCGACCGCAGTCCCGGTCCGTTGCCCCTTCTGCGCCATCTGGTTGCGTCAGGGCGGCTGGGCATGAAGGCAGGCGTGGGCTTCCGGACCTGGACGGAAGCGCAGCGGGAGGAGGTCGCCACCACCCTTGCCACGCATCTTCAACGGCTGGATGCCCTGGAACGCCGGTAG
- a CDS encoding sigma-54-dependent Fis family transcriptional regulator — protein sequence MQKDPAGHFAAARALMVMIDEMIDGAILVDQDARLVWSNDKHVWFSDKQIAMLGFRSPADAIGQPVERIIPHSRMREVVETGRSLPLDIMRYGEHTLLVSRLPLRDERGQVIGALAFALKNSLTYLRPIADRFNKLQSRLTRVEQELAASRASQYTVENLIGFSQPMLQVKRLVRRAGQIRSAVLLLGETGTGKELVAQSIHASSDRAHRPFVAVNTAAIPENLLEAEFFGVAPGAYTGAARQPRPGKFQLAHGGTLFLDEIGDMPLPLQAKLLRALQEREVEPLGSNQIIKVDVRIIAATSRPLAEMVRSGAFRSDLYYRLNVFPIQLPALRDRKDDLEILAPLFSEKIAISLDQPMREFTPAALDALRQHDWPGNVRELANVIEQAYVRTEGERIRAEDFADILPSAAIQPPAPPDRKRSLTAAMEELERSLILEALEDCRGNKLEAARRLGLSRTNLYAKLRKHGIASHSDD from the coding sequence ATGCAGAAGGATCCGGCCGGTCATTTCGCTGCGGCACGTGCGCTGATGGTGATGATCGATGAGATGATCGACGGCGCCATCCTGGTCGATCAGGATGCGCGCCTCGTCTGGTCAAACGACAAGCATGTCTGGTTCAGCGACAAACAGATTGCGATGCTTGGCTTCCGGTCGCCGGCGGACGCAATCGGCCAGCCGGTGGAACGCATCATTCCACACAGCCGGATGCGCGAGGTTGTGGAAACGGGCCGGTCGCTGCCGCTCGACATCATGCGCTATGGCGAGCACACGCTGCTGGTCAGCCGCCTGCCCCTGCGCGATGAGCGAGGACAGGTCATCGGCGCCCTCGCCTTCGCCCTGAAGAACAGCCTGACGTATCTTCGGCCCATCGCCGACCGTTTCAACAAGCTGCAGTCGCGCCTGACCCGTGTGGAGCAGGAGTTGGCGGCGAGCCGGGCCTCCCAATACACGGTCGAGAACCTGATCGGCTTCAGCCAGCCGATGTTACAGGTCAAGCGGCTGGTGCGCAGGGCCGGCCAAATCCGGTCGGCGGTCCTGCTGCTTGGTGAAACCGGGACCGGCAAGGAACTGGTGGCTCAGTCGATCCATGCCTCCTCGGATCGCGCCCACCGCCCTTTCGTCGCCGTCAATACGGCCGCAATTCCCGAAAATCTTCTGGAAGCGGAGTTCTTCGGCGTCGCACCGGGGGCATACACGGGCGCCGCCCGCCAGCCGCGCCCCGGCAAATTCCAGCTTGCCCATGGCGGAACGCTGTTCCTCGACGAGATCGGCGACATGCCGTTGCCACTGCAGGCAAAACTGCTGCGCGCCCTGCAGGAACGCGAGGTCGAGCCGCTCGGATCCAATCAAATCATCAAGGTCGATGTCCGCATCATCGCCGCAACCAGCCGTCCCCTGGCCGAGATGGTGCGCAGCGGCGCCTTCCGGTCGGATCTGTACTACCGGCTCAATGTCTTTCCGATACAGCTGCCGGCGCTCCGTGACCGCAAGGACGACCTGGAGATCCTCGCCCCCCTGTTTTCAGAGAAGATCGCCATCAGTCTTGATCAGCCGATGCGCGAGTTCACGCCTGCGGCGCTGGATGCGCTGCGACAGCATGATTGGCCCGGCAATGTCCGTGAATTGGCCAACGTCATCGAACAGGCCTATGTGCGCACCGAAGGTGAGCGCATCAGGGCCGAGGATTTCGCGGACATCCTTCCGAGCGCCGCAATCCAGCCGCCTGCCCCACCCGACCGGAAGCGGTCCCTGACGGCCGCCATGGAGGAGCTGGAACGGTCGCTCATTCTGGAAGCCCTGGAGGATTGCCGGGGCAACAAGCTCGAAGCCGCCCGGAGGCTCGGCCTATCGCGCACAAACCTTTACGCCAAACTGCGCAAACACGGCATTGCGTCGCATTCAGACGACTGA
- a CDS encoding FadR/GntR family transcriptional regulator, which yields MPATSRLIINDFVSAMCPPYRNAGAKVAPAGNGGLADDWFAKWFGEGAWAPDGRGTMGARSHRAADLERLRQFLREQGCMPHDRLPPERSLAPLLGIGRTTLRACLEVLEAEGLVWRHVGQGTFYGPRPVHEPVRTSLLVTMTSAWDLMNARLTIEPGIAAAAALTATPSQIDALRACIEEGRSARDLFACERADNRFHTTLARTTGNPVLISFLEFVSGARSRAPWQREWGQTYRHIGDDEFRGEHSDQHQAIVDAMVRRDADQARNMMSDHLATIQTAMQSASTKRPVIMDLAPPVR from the coding sequence ATGCCGGCAACCAGCAGGCTCATCATCAATGATTTTGTTTCGGCCATGTGTCCTCCCTATCGGAATGCCGGAGCGAAGGTCGCCCCCGCAGGAAATGGTGGACTGGCTGATGATTGGTTTGCAAAATGGTTTGGCGAAGGTGCTTGGGCTCCGGACGGGAGAGGGACCATGGGCGCGCGATCTCACCGGGCTGCCGATCTGGAGCGGCTGCGGCAGTTCCTTCGGGAGCAGGGCTGCATGCCGCATGACCGGTTGCCTCCCGAACGCTCTCTTGCCCCACTCCTGGGGATCGGCAGAACAACCCTGCGGGCTTGCCTGGAGGTGCTGGAAGCTGAGGGCCTGGTCTGGCGCCATGTTGGACAGGGTACTTTCTACGGCCCACGCCCCGTTCACGAACCGGTCCGCACGTCCCTGCTGGTAACGATGACGTCGGCTTGGGATCTCATGAACGCCCGCCTGACCATCGAGCCAGGAATCGCTGCTGCGGCGGCGCTGACGGCGACACCCTCCCAAATTGATGCCCTGCGCGCCTGCATCGAGGAGGGACGGAGCGCCCGCGACCTTTTTGCCTGCGAACGGGCGGATAACCGGTTTCACACCACGCTGGCGCGGACGACCGGGAATCCGGTCCTCATCAGCTTTCTGGAATTCGTGTCGGGTGCCAGAAGCCGTGCGCCATGGCAGAGGGAATGGGGCCAGACCTATCGCCACATCGGCGATGATGAGTTCCGAGGGGAGCACAGCGACCAACACCAAGCCATCGTGGACGCTATGGTCCGCCGGGATGCGGACCAAGCGCGAAACATGATGAGTGACCATCTGGCGACCATACAAACCGCTATGCAGTCCGCTTCCACCAAGCGGCCAGTGATCATGGATCTCGCGCCTCCGGTCCGTTGA
- a CDS encoding 3-keto-5-aminohexanoate cleavage protein translates to MAASGKKVIISCALTGSIHTPTMSDALPVTPDEIVEQGVGAAEAGAAILHLHARDPRTGQPTPDPAVFMQFLPRLKQSTDAVLNITTGGSLNMTVQERLAAPLQAQPEMCSLNMGSMNFGIFPLADRYKNWRHDWEEPYLRSTDDFIFRNTFRDIAYILEHLGEGCGTRFEFECYDVGHLYNLAHFLDRGLVKTPLFIQTIFGILGGIGAEERNLVFMRETADRLFGKDYEWSVLAAGRHQIPFTTMAAVMGGNVRVGLEDSLYLAKGRLARNSAEQVTKIRRILEELSLEVATPEEARAMLHLKGADQVAF, encoded by the coding sequence ATGGCCGCATCAGGCAAGAAAGTCATCATCAGCTGCGCGCTGACGGGCTCGATCCACACACCCACCATGTCGGACGCCCTGCCGGTCACGCCCGACGAGATCGTCGAGCAGGGGGTCGGTGCGGCCGAGGCCGGGGCAGCGATCCTGCACCTGCACGCCCGCGATCCCCGCACCGGGCAGCCGACACCGGATCCGGCGGTGTTCATGCAGTTCCTGCCGCGGCTGAAACAATCGACCGATGCGGTGCTGAACATCACCACCGGCGGCTCGCTCAACATGACGGTTCAGGAACGACTTGCCGCCCCGCTGCAGGCCCAGCCGGAAATGTGCTCGCTCAACATGGGATCGATGAACTTCGGCATCTTCCCTCTGGCCGACCGGTACAAGAACTGGAGGCACGACTGGGAAGAGCCCTATCTGCGCAGCACCGACGACTTCATCTTCCGCAACACCTTCCGAGACATCGCCTATATTCTGGAACATCTCGGTGAAGGCTGTGGCACGCGCTTCGAGTTCGAATGCTATGACGTCGGCCATCTGTATAATCTTGCACATTTCCTTGATCGCGGGCTGGTGAAGACGCCGCTCTTCATCCAGACGATCTTCGGAATCCTGGGCGGCATCGGGGCGGAGGAGCGCAACCTCGTCTTCATGCGCGAAACTGCCGACCGCCTGTTCGGCAAGGATTACGAATGGTCGGTGCTGGCCGCCGGCCGCCATCAGATTCCCTTCACGACCATGGCCGCGGTGATGGGCGGCAATGTCCGGGTCGGGCTTGAGGACAGCCTCTATCTCGCCAAGGGCCGGTTGGCGCGGAACAGCGCCGAGCAGGTGACGAAGATCCGCCGCATCCTGGAGGAACTGTCGCTGGAGGTCGCCACTCCGGAAGAGGCGCGCGCCATGCTCCACCTCAAGGGCGCCGATCAGGTGGCGTTCTGA